The Megachile rotundata isolate GNS110a chromosome 8, iyMegRotu1, whole genome shotgun sequence genome has a segment encoding these proteins:
- the Nup58 gene encoding nuclear pore complex protein Nup58 isoform X6 yields the protein MSTFTFGTPATTSSTSFGFGQKPTTGFNSTPFGSNNPAPTLSFGTTSTPATTTGPTFGFGTPVTTTQTQPTGLLGANTSTTTTATSLFPAPTTSAPLFGGVNLGTPAASTTLTFGTSSATSTAGNLTFAAPTTSTSLFGAPISSSGVLGAKSVAGTTVTTNKGLGGLDVSSSNKGLLQSNQTAAKDTVWPPELIQTIEKFKEFVKEQKVLSSDIARGSARPLTRCAEDTASLMELLTTLAGAVQRDRCAADKLRQDTAKALQSAEIAQRTHDTPPGLQYENNAPLLFFMELADNFEHDLMLFRSQIETTEKHIQTMMTPKTLTPQELTMAMSKLHESLVAVAGKLQGVHSKVLQQKEQYLNFRKYVLKDNTNVFEDIKTNGKTFHSSIGRITSGPTPFGPGNKSFLSSTTLNSNRPGSYETRNPLGS from the exons ATGTCGACGTTTACTTTCGGAACGCCTGCAACTACAAGCAGCACTAGTTTTGGATTTGGTCAAAA ACCTACAACAGGTTTTAATAGTACACCTTTTGGTTCAAATAACCCAGCACCTACATTAAGTTTTGGAACTACTTCAACACCAGCAACAACTACTGGGCCTACATTTGGATTTGGAACACCTGTGACCACAACGCAAACTCAACCAACTGGTTTATTAGGAGCAAATACATCTACCACAACAACTGCTACTAGTTTATTTCCAGCTCCAACTACTTCTGCACCACTATTTGGTGGTGTTAATTTAGGGACACCAGCAGCAAGCACTACCTTAACATTTGGTACTTCATCTGCTACGTCTACAGCTGGAAATCTTACTTTTGCTGCACCTACTACCTCAa CTTCTCTTTTTGGTGCACCTATTAGTAGCAGTGGTGTGTTGGGAGCGAAATCAGTTGCTGgtactactgttactactaaTAAAGGATTAGGAGGATTAGATGTATCCTCAAGCAATAAAGGACTTTTACAAAGTAACCAGACAGCAGCTAAAGACACTGTTTGGCCACCAGAATTAATACAGACAATAGAGAAATTCAA ggaatttgtaaaGGAACAAAAAGTATTGTCATCGGATATAGCTAGAGGTTCTGCCCGACCACTAACTAGATGTGCCGAAGACACAGCATCATTAATGGAACTTTTAACCACATTAGCTGGAGCAGTTCAGCGAGATCGTTGTGCTGCTGATAAATTAAGACAAGATACAGCAAAAGCATTGCAAAGTGCTGAAATAGCTCAAAGAACACATGACACCCCACCAGGATTACAATATGAAAATAATGCgccattattatttttcatggaATTAGCTGATAATTTTGAACATGATTTAATGTTATTTAGGTCGCAAATTGAAACAACAGAAAAACATATACAAACAATGATGACTCCAAAAACTCTAACACCACAGG aattaacAATGGCTATGAGTAAGCTTCACGAGTCTTTGGTAGCAGTTGCTGGAAAATTGCAAGGTGTACATTCTAAAGTGCTACAACAAAAGGAACAGTACTTAAATTTCAGAAAGTATGTTTTAAAAGACAACACAAACGTGTTTGAAGATATCAAAACGAATGGAAAAACATTTCATAGTAGCATAGGAAGAATTACAAGTGGACCAACTCCATTTGGACCAG GAAACAAAAGTTTTCTCTCGTCAACAACATTAAACTCTAATAGACCAGGAAGCTATGAAACACGAAATCCATTAG GGTCATAG
- the LOC100883749 gene encoding protein FAM114A2: protein MATSESDDFESADEEMNHNMPTKRIIQTQHWSSPTTIGSDSDDDTEYVPRPTYTNVGFSKKTEKYYERTDTMANVERLDKDISIRDMRNKAKKEKLISNTDKTLERVDGKVTSTSLSKVESTETAPGTMNVEVENRKKTTDTSETELPVKTNDNVGSSSGTIMSNLDSEPKGHRQQKLGAKKIGSKITVSDNINDISNEMSADKENVSTKAQDATLSEFLVKDELTELDMPEEMKSDKKFKEVFKPEGWEGLGNEIELPEELTEEKLQPIMKKLSLSGQETENSSKGWGWGGWDVTSLINTATAGVSTLTSHVTHGLTLLEESMAIPDEPTSPTSEKENSANDDVKEETPEEQSIFGFGNLISGMSSITKLVESTGSKVMSGGLDTLEAIGKKTMEVLQDGDPGLKKKRAFFMNEMDKPNLSQVLREAKEKAESVEKTVEEKQKLRKVHFESLFDDYQGLVHLEALEMLSKQSNIKIQQHLMGLNTNELNSMEETLEDVKELCDLGEDDENEDEEHDKDLKCRLQEACNDLGINISYEKLHDVSEASQAYTTPPVTYTAEEIHEHAISVLAQFTAFSVERFHKSAELLLIKEHRSTVNEADALVRLTHILSKQIGVLANTYCSSLNVIAETSDKADDINSNITTIFMEASNASSYIQDAFKLLVPIIQVGAI, encoded by the exons ATGGCAACATCAGAGAGTGATGACTTTGAAAGTGCTGACGAGGAGATGAACCATAATATGCCGACAAAAAGAATTATTCAAACTCAACATTGGAGTTCACCGACAACGATAGGTTCTGATTCCGATGACGACACGGAATATGTACCACGACCGACATATACAAACGTAGGCTTTAgtaaaaaaacagaaaaatattatgaGAGGACCGATACCATGGCAAATGTAGAAAGACTTGATAAAGATATCAGTATTAGAGATATGCGTAATAAGGcaaaaaaagagaaattaaTTAGTAATACTGATAAAACGTTAGAACGAGTTGATGGAAAGGTTACATCCACTAGTTTGTCAAAAGTAGAATCTACAGAGACAGCTCCAGGTACTATGAATGTGGAAGTTgaaaatagaaagaaaactACGGATACAAGTGAAACAGAGTTACCAGTTAAGACAAATGACAATGTGGGAAGCTCCAGTGGAACGATTATGTCTAATTTAGATAGCGAACCAAAGGGTCATAGACAACAAAAATTAGGTGCAAAAAAAATAGGTTCTAAGATCACGGTGAGTGACAATATTAATGACATAAGTAATGAAATGTCTGCTGATAAAGAAAATGTATCTACGAAAGCACAAGATGCTACGCTTTCAGAATTTTTAGTAAAGGACGAGTTAACTGAACTAGATATGCCTGAAGAAATGAAAtcagataaaaaatttaaagaagtaTTTAAACCGGAAGGTTGGGAAGGACTTGGCAATGAAATTGAATTACCTGAAGAATTAACCGAAGAAAAGTTACAACCAATAATGAAAAAATTGTCACTCAGTGGACAAGAAACAGAGAATTCTTCGAAAGGATGGGGTTGGGGTGGTTGGGATGTAACTTCTTTAATTAACACAGCTACTGCTGGAGTTTCTACATTAACTAGTCATGTAACACATGGACTCACACTTTTGGAAGAATCCATGGCCATACCGGATGAACCTACATCTCCTACAAGCGAGAAGGAAAATTCTGCAAATGATG atgttAAAGAAGAAACTCCTGAAGAACAatcaatttttggatttggaaatctgataTCAGGTATGTcttcaataacaaaattagttgaATCAACTGGCAGCAAAGTTATGAGTGGTGGGTTAGATACATTAGAAGCTATTGGTAAAAAAACAATGGAGGTATTGCAAGACGGTGACCCAggattgaaaaagaaaagagccTTCTTTATGAACGAAATGGATAAACCAAATTTATCACAAGTGCTTCGGGAAGCGAAAGAAAAGGCAGAAAGTGTTGAAAAAACAGTAGAAGAAAAACAAAAGCTAAGGAAAGTACATTTTGAAAGTCTATTTGATGATTACCAAGGACTTGTTCATTTAGAAGCACTAGAAATGTTGTCGAaacaaagtaatattaaaatacaacaaCACTTGATGGGCTTGAATACAAATGAGTTAAATTCCATGGAAGAAACATTAGAAGATGTTAAAGAATTATGTGATTTAGGTGAAGATGATGAAAATGAGGACGAAGAACATGATAAAGATTTAAAATGCAGGTTACAGGAAGCTTGTAATGACCTtggaattaatatttcatatgagAAATTACATGAT GTCTCTGAAGCCTCTCAGGCATATACCACACCTCCTGTAACATATACTGCTGAAGAAATACACGAACATGCTATTTCTGTTCTGGCACAATTTACTGCCTTTTCTGTGGAAAGGTTTCACAAATCTGCAGAATTGCTATTAATCAAAGAACACAGAAGCACTGTCAACGAAGCTGATGCATTAGTTCGTTTAACACATATTCTGTCTAAACAAATTGGAGTACTAGCTAATACTTACTGTAGCTCTTTAAATGTCATTGCTGAAACTTCAGATAAAGCGGATGATATTAACTCTAATATAACGACAATATTTATGGAG GCTTCAAATGCGAGCTCTTATATCCAAGATGCTTTTAAACTATTGGTCCCCATTATACAAGTGGGTGCTATATAA
- the Nup58 gene encoding nuclear pore complex protein Nup58 isoform X1 translates to MSTFTFGTPATTSSTSFGFGQKPTTGFNSTPFGSNNPAPTLSFGTTSTPATTTGPTFGFGTPVTTTQTQPTGLLGANTSTTTTATSLFPAPTTSAPLFGGVNLGTPAASTTLTFGTSSATSTAGNLTFAAPTTSTSLFGAPISSSGVLGAKSVAGTTVTTNKGLGGLDVSSSNKGLLQSNQTAAKDTVWPPELIQTIEKFKEFVKEQKVLSSDIARGSARPLTRCAEDTASLMELLTTLAGAVQRDRCAADKLRQDTAKALQSAEIAQRTHDTPPGLQYENNAPLLFFMELADNFEHDLMLFRSQIETTEKHIQTMMTPKTLTPQELTMAMSKLHESLVAVAGKLQGVHSKVLQQKEQYLNFRKYVLKDNTNVFEDIKTNGKTFHSSIGRITSGPTPFGPGNKSFLSSTTLNSNRPGSYETRNPLVWGNTISTPSATNITLGSSLKPPTASLTFNTPSNLTAPLPTSDSGSSFQLQKPPIGNKRGKH, encoded by the exons ATGTCGACGTTTACTTTCGGAACGCCTGCAACTACAAGCAGCACTAGTTTTGGATTTGGTCAAAA ACCTACAACAGGTTTTAATAGTACACCTTTTGGTTCAAATAACCCAGCACCTACATTAAGTTTTGGAACTACTTCAACACCAGCAACAACTACTGGGCCTACATTTGGATTTGGAACACCTGTGACCACAACGCAAACTCAACCAACTGGTTTATTAGGAGCAAATACATCTACCACAACAACTGCTACTAGTTTATTTCCAGCTCCAACTACTTCTGCACCACTATTTGGTGGTGTTAATTTAGGGACACCAGCAGCAAGCACTACCTTAACATTTGGTACTTCATCTGCTACGTCTACAGCTGGAAATCTTACTTTTGCTGCACCTACTACCTCAa CTTCTCTTTTTGGTGCACCTATTAGTAGCAGTGGTGTGTTGGGAGCGAAATCAGTTGCTGgtactactgttactactaaTAAAGGATTAGGAGGATTAGATGTATCCTCAAGCAATAAAGGACTTTTACAAAGTAACCAGACAGCAGCTAAAGACACTGTTTGGCCACCAGAATTAATACAGACAATAGAGAAATTCAA ggaatttgtaaaGGAACAAAAAGTATTGTCATCGGATATAGCTAGAGGTTCTGCCCGACCACTAACTAGATGTGCCGAAGACACAGCATCATTAATGGAACTTTTAACCACATTAGCTGGAGCAGTTCAGCGAGATCGTTGTGCTGCTGATAAATTAAGACAAGATACAGCAAAAGCATTGCAAAGTGCTGAAATAGCTCAAAGAACACATGACACCCCACCAGGATTACAATATGAAAATAATGCgccattattatttttcatggaATTAGCTGATAATTTTGAACATGATTTAATGTTATTTAGGTCGCAAATTGAAACAACAGAAAAACATATACAAACAATGATGACTCCAAAAACTCTAACACCACAGG aattaacAATGGCTATGAGTAAGCTTCACGAGTCTTTGGTAGCAGTTGCTGGAAAATTGCAAGGTGTACATTCTAAAGTGCTACAACAAAAGGAACAGTACTTAAATTTCAGAAAGTATGTTTTAAAAGACAACACAAACGTGTTTGAAGATATCAAAACGAATGGAAAAACATTTCATAGTAGCATAGGAAGAATTACAAGTGGACCAACTCCATTTGGACCAG GAAACAAAAGTTTTCTCTCGTCAACAACATTAAACTCTAATAGACCAGGAAGCTATGAAACACGAAATCCATTAG TTTGGGGAAATACAATATCAACACCATCTGCTACTAACATTACCCTAGGCTCATCATTGAAACCACCAACCGCAAGTTTGACTTTTAATACCCCATCAAATCTTACTGCACCTTTACCAACGAGTGATTCAGGTTCAAGTTTTCAACTTCAAAAACCTCCTATTGGTAATAAACGGGGAAAGCattga
- the Nup58 gene encoding nuclear pore complex protein Nup58 isoform X2, whose product MSTFTFGTPATTSSTSFGFGQKPTTGFNSTPFGSNNPAPTLSFGTTSTPATTTGPTFGFGTPVTTTQTQPTGLLGANTSTTTTATSLFPAPTTSAPLFGGVNLGTPAASTTLTFGTSSATSTAGNLTFAAPTTSTSLFGAPISSSGVLGAKSVAGTTVTTNKGLGGLDVSSSNKGLLQSNQTAAKDTVWPPELIQTIEKFKEFVKEQKVLSSDIARGSARPLTRCAEDTASLMELLTTLAGAVQRDRCAADKLRQDTAKALQSAEIAQRTHDTPPGLQYENNAPLLFFMELADNFEHDLMLFRSQIETTEKHIQTMMTPKTLTPQELTMAMSKLHESLVAVAGKLQGVHSKVLQQKEQYLNFRKYVLKDNTNVFEDIKTNGKTFHSSIGRITSGPTPFGPVWGNTISTPSATNITLGSSLKPPTASLTFNTPSNLTAPLPTSDSGSSFQLQKPPIGNKRGKH is encoded by the exons ATGTCGACGTTTACTTTCGGAACGCCTGCAACTACAAGCAGCACTAGTTTTGGATTTGGTCAAAA ACCTACAACAGGTTTTAATAGTACACCTTTTGGTTCAAATAACCCAGCACCTACATTAAGTTTTGGAACTACTTCAACACCAGCAACAACTACTGGGCCTACATTTGGATTTGGAACACCTGTGACCACAACGCAAACTCAACCAACTGGTTTATTAGGAGCAAATACATCTACCACAACAACTGCTACTAGTTTATTTCCAGCTCCAACTACTTCTGCACCACTATTTGGTGGTGTTAATTTAGGGACACCAGCAGCAAGCACTACCTTAACATTTGGTACTTCATCTGCTACGTCTACAGCTGGAAATCTTACTTTTGCTGCACCTACTACCTCAa CTTCTCTTTTTGGTGCACCTATTAGTAGCAGTGGTGTGTTGGGAGCGAAATCAGTTGCTGgtactactgttactactaaTAAAGGATTAGGAGGATTAGATGTATCCTCAAGCAATAAAGGACTTTTACAAAGTAACCAGACAGCAGCTAAAGACACTGTTTGGCCACCAGAATTAATACAGACAATAGAGAAATTCAA ggaatttgtaaaGGAACAAAAAGTATTGTCATCGGATATAGCTAGAGGTTCTGCCCGACCACTAACTAGATGTGCCGAAGACACAGCATCATTAATGGAACTTTTAACCACATTAGCTGGAGCAGTTCAGCGAGATCGTTGTGCTGCTGATAAATTAAGACAAGATACAGCAAAAGCATTGCAAAGTGCTGAAATAGCTCAAAGAACACATGACACCCCACCAGGATTACAATATGAAAATAATGCgccattattatttttcatggaATTAGCTGATAATTTTGAACATGATTTAATGTTATTTAGGTCGCAAATTGAAACAACAGAAAAACATATACAAACAATGATGACTCCAAAAACTCTAACACCACAGG aattaacAATGGCTATGAGTAAGCTTCACGAGTCTTTGGTAGCAGTTGCTGGAAAATTGCAAGGTGTACATTCTAAAGTGCTACAACAAAAGGAACAGTACTTAAATTTCAGAAAGTATGTTTTAAAAGACAACACAAACGTGTTTGAAGATATCAAAACGAATGGAAAAACATTTCATAGTAGCATAGGAAGAATTACAAGTGGACCAACTCCATTTGGACCAG TTTGGGGAAATACAATATCAACACCATCTGCTACTAACATTACCCTAGGCTCATCATTGAAACCACCAACCGCAAGTTTGACTTTTAATACCCCATCAAATCTTACTGCACCTTTACCAACGAGTGATTCAGGTTCAAGTTTTCAACTTCAAAAACCTCCTATTGGTAATAAACGGGGAAAGCattga
- the Nup58 gene encoding nuclear pore complex protein Nup58 isoform X3, whose amino-acid sequence MSTFTFGTPATTSSTSFGFGQKPTTGFNSTPFGSNNPAPTLSFGTTSTPATTTGPTFGFGTPVTTTQTQPTGLLGANTSTTTTATSLFPAPTTSAPLFGGVNLGTPAASTTLTFGTSSATSTAGNLTFAAPTTSTSLFGAPISSSGVLGAKSVAGTTVTTNKGLGGLDVSSSNKGLLQSNQTAAKDTVWPPELIQTIEKFKEFVKEQKVLSSDIARGSARPLTRCAEDTASLMELLTTLAGAVQRDRCAADKLRQDTAKALQSAEIAQRTHDTPPGLQYENNAPLLFFMELADNFEHDLMLFRSQIETTEKHIQTMMTPKTLTPQELTMAMSKLHESLVAVAGKLQGVHSKVLQQKEQYLNFRKYVLKDNTNVFEDIKTNGKTFHSSIGRITSGPTPFGPGNKSFLSSTTLNSNRPGSYETRNPLGNSKLSTKVETCVVKEWLCILYVLSLLLSS is encoded by the exons ATGTCGACGTTTACTTTCGGAACGCCTGCAACTACAAGCAGCACTAGTTTTGGATTTGGTCAAAA ACCTACAACAGGTTTTAATAGTACACCTTTTGGTTCAAATAACCCAGCACCTACATTAAGTTTTGGAACTACTTCAACACCAGCAACAACTACTGGGCCTACATTTGGATTTGGAACACCTGTGACCACAACGCAAACTCAACCAACTGGTTTATTAGGAGCAAATACATCTACCACAACAACTGCTACTAGTTTATTTCCAGCTCCAACTACTTCTGCACCACTATTTGGTGGTGTTAATTTAGGGACACCAGCAGCAAGCACTACCTTAACATTTGGTACTTCATCTGCTACGTCTACAGCTGGAAATCTTACTTTTGCTGCACCTACTACCTCAa CTTCTCTTTTTGGTGCACCTATTAGTAGCAGTGGTGTGTTGGGAGCGAAATCAGTTGCTGgtactactgttactactaaTAAAGGATTAGGAGGATTAGATGTATCCTCAAGCAATAAAGGACTTTTACAAAGTAACCAGACAGCAGCTAAAGACACTGTTTGGCCACCAGAATTAATACAGACAATAGAGAAATTCAA ggaatttgtaaaGGAACAAAAAGTATTGTCATCGGATATAGCTAGAGGTTCTGCCCGACCACTAACTAGATGTGCCGAAGACACAGCATCATTAATGGAACTTTTAACCACATTAGCTGGAGCAGTTCAGCGAGATCGTTGTGCTGCTGATAAATTAAGACAAGATACAGCAAAAGCATTGCAAAGTGCTGAAATAGCTCAAAGAACACATGACACCCCACCAGGATTACAATATGAAAATAATGCgccattattatttttcatggaATTAGCTGATAATTTTGAACATGATTTAATGTTATTTAGGTCGCAAATTGAAACAACAGAAAAACATATACAAACAATGATGACTCCAAAAACTCTAACACCACAGG aattaacAATGGCTATGAGTAAGCTTCACGAGTCTTTGGTAGCAGTTGCTGGAAAATTGCAAGGTGTACATTCTAAAGTGCTACAACAAAAGGAACAGTACTTAAATTTCAGAAAGTATGTTTTAAAAGACAACACAAACGTGTTTGAAGATATCAAAACGAATGGAAAAACATTTCATAGTAGCATAGGAAGAATTACAAGTGGACCAACTCCATTTGGACCAG GAAACAAAAGTTTTCTCTCGTCAACAACATTAAACTCTAATAGACCAGGAAGCTATGAAACACGAAATCCATTAG GAAATAGCAAATTATCAACAAAAGTTGAAACCTGTGTTGTTAAGGAATGGCTGTGTATTTTATATGTGCTTTCATTGCTTCTGTCATCTTGA
- the Nup58 gene encoding nuclear pore complex protein Nup58 isoform X5 has product MSTFTFGTPATTSSTSFGFGQKPTTGFNSTPFGSNNPAPTLSFGTTSTPATTTGPTFGFGTPVTTTQTQPTGLLGANTSTTTTATSLFPAPTTSAPLFGGVNLGTPAASTTLTFGTSSATSTAGNLTFAAPTTSTSLFGAPISSSGVLGAKSVAGTTVTTNKGLGGLDVSSSNKGLLQSNQTAAKDTVWPPELIQTIEKFKEFVKEQKVLSSDIARGSARPLTRCAEDTASLMELLTTLAGAVQRDRCAADKLRQDTAKALQSAEIAQRTHDTPPGLQYENNAPLLFFMELADNFEHDLMLFRSQIETTEKHIQTMMTPKTLTPQELTMAMSKLHESLVAVAGKLQGVHSKVLQQKEQYLNFRKYVLKDNTNVFEDIKTNGKTFHSSIGRITSGPTPFGPGNKSFLSSTTLNSNRPGSYETRNPLGKE; this is encoded by the exons ATGTCGACGTTTACTTTCGGAACGCCTGCAACTACAAGCAGCACTAGTTTTGGATTTGGTCAAAA ACCTACAACAGGTTTTAATAGTACACCTTTTGGTTCAAATAACCCAGCACCTACATTAAGTTTTGGAACTACTTCAACACCAGCAACAACTACTGGGCCTACATTTGGATTTGGAACACCTGTGACCACAACGCAAACTCAACCAACTGGTTTATTAGGAGCAAATACATCTACCACAACAACTGCTACTAGTTTATTTCCAGCTCCAACTACTTCTGCACCACTATTTGGTGGTGTTAATTTAGGGACACCAGCAGCAAGCACTACCTTAACATTTGGTACTTCATCTGCTACGTCTACAGCTGGAAATCTTACTTTTGCTGCACCTACTACCTCAa CTTCTCTTTTTGGTGCACCTATTAGTAGCAGTGGTGTGTTGGGAGCGAAATCAGTTGCTGgtactactgttactactaaTAAAGGATTAGGAGGATTAGATGTATCCTCAAGCAATAAAGGACTTTTACAAAGTAACCAGACAGCAGCTAAAGACACTGTTTGGCCACCAGAATTAATACAGACAATAGAGAAATTCAA ggaatttgtaaaGGAACAAAAAGTATTGTCATCGGATATAGCTAGAGGTTCTGCCCGACCACTAACTAGATGTGCCGAAGACACAGCATCATTAATGGAACTTTTAACCACATTAGCTGGAGCAGTTCAGCGAGATCGTTGTGCTGCTGATAAATTAAGACAAGATACAGCAAAAGCATTGCAAAGTGCTGAAATAGCTCAAAGAACACATGACACCCCACCAGGATTACAATATGAAAATAATGCgccattattatttttcatggaATTAGCTGATAATTTTGAACATGATTTAATGTTATTTAGGTCGCAAATTGAAACAACAGAAAAACATATACAAACAATGATGACTCCAAAAACTCTAACACCACAGG aattaacAATGGCTATGAGTAAGCTTCACGAGTCTTTGGTAGCAGTTGCTGGAAAATTGCAAGGTGTACATTCTAAAGTGCTACAACAAAAGGAACAGTACTTAAATTTCAGAAAGTATGTTTTAAAAGACAACACAAACGTGTTTGAAGATATCAAAACGAATGGAAAAACATTTCATAGTAGCATAGGAAGAATTACAAGTGGACCAACTCCATTTGGACCAG GAAACAAAAGTTTTCTCTCGTCAACAACATTAAACTCTAATAGACCAGGAAGCTATGAAACACGAAATCCATTAG GAAAAGAGTAA
- the Nup58 gene encoding nuclear pore complex protein Nup58 isoform X4 has translation MSTFTFGTPATTSSTSFGFGQKPTTGFNSTPFGSNNPAPTLSFGTTSTPATTTGPTFGFGTPVTTTQTQPTGLLGANTSTTTTATSLFPAPTTSAPLFGGVNLGTPAASTTLTFGTSSATSTAGNLTFAAPTTSTSLFGAPISSSGVLGAKSVAGTTVTTNKGLGGLDVSSSNKGLLQSNQTAAKDTVWPPELIQTIEKFKEFVKEQKVLSSDIARGSARPLTRCAEDTASLMELLTTLAGAVQRDRCAADKLRQDTAKALQSAEIAQRTHDTPPGLQYENNAPLLFFMELADNFEHDLMLFRSQIETTEKHIQTMMTPKTLTPQELTMAMSKLHESLVAVAGKLQGVHSKVLQQKEQYLNFRKYVLKDNTNVFEDIKTNGKTFHSSIGRITSGPTPFGPGNKSFLSSTTLNSNRPGSYETRNPLGLAWI, from the exons ATGTCGACGTTTACTTTCGGAACGCCTGCAACTACAAGCAGCACTAGTTTTGGATTTGGTCAAAA ACCTACAACAGGTTTTAATAGTACACCTTTTGGTTCAAATAACCCAGCACCTACATTAAGTTTTGGAACTACTTCAACACCAGCAACAACTACTGGGCCTACATTTGGATTTGGAACACCTGTGACCACAACGCAAACTCAACCAACTGGTTTATTAGGAGCAAATACATCTACCACAACAACTGCTACTAGTTTATTTCCAGCTCCAACTACTTCTGCACCACTATTTGGTGGTGTTAATTTAGGGACACCAGCAGCAAGCACTACCTTAACATTTGGTACTTCATCTGCTACGTCTACAGCTGGAAATCTTACTTTTGCTGCACCTACTACCTCAa CTTCTCTTTTTGGTGCACCTATTAGTAGCAGTGGTGTGTTGGGAGCGAAATCAGTTGCTGgtactactgttactactaaTAAAGGATTAGGAGGATTAGATGTATCCTCAAGCAATAAAGGACTTTTACAAAGTAACCAGACAGCAGCTAAAGACACTGTTTGGCCACCAGAATTAATACAGACAATAGAGAAATTCAA ggaatttgtaaaGGAACAAAAAGTATTGTCATCGGATATAGCTAGAGGTTCTGCCCGACCACTAACTAGATGTGCCGAAGACACAGCATCATTAATGGAACTTTTAACCACATTAGCTGGAGCAGTTCAGCGAGATCGTTGTGCTGCTGATAAATTAAGACAAGATACAGCAAAAGCATTGCAAAGTGCTGAAATAGCTCAAAGAACACATGACACCCCACCAGGATTACAATATGAAAATAATGCgccattattatttttcatggaATTAGCTGATAATTTTGAACATGATTTAATGTTATTTAGGTCGCAAATTGAAACAACAGAAAAACATATACAAACAATGATGACTCCAAAAACTCTAACACCACAGG aattaacAATGGCTATGAGTAAGCTTCACGAGTCTTTGGTAGCAGTTGCTGGAAAATTGCAAGGTGTACATTCTAAAGTGCTACAACAAAAGGAACAGTACTTAAATTTCAGAAAGTATGTTTTAAAAGACAACACAAACGTGTTTGAAGATATCAAAACGAATGGAAAAACATTTCATAGTAGCATAGGAAGAATTACAAGTGGACCAACTCCATTTGGACCAG GAAACAAAAGTTTTCTCTCGTCAACAACATTAAACTCTAATAGACCAGGAAGCTATGAAACACGAAATCCATTAG GTCTTGCGTGGAtttag